From Nerophis ophidion isolate RoL-2023_Sa linkage group LG15, RoL_Noph_v1.0, whole genome shotgun sequence, one genomic window encodes:
- the LOC133569873 gene encoding 5-hydroxytryptamine receptor 5A-like, with translation MTFPNASVNASGEGVVFQPLSLFSVLTLTLLAMLVVATFVWNLLVLVTILRVRTFHRVPHNLVASMAISDVMVAALVMPLSLVHELNGRLWKLGRVLCQVWISFDVLCCTASIWNVTAIALDRYWSITRHLEYTLKTRKKISNVMIALTWLLSSIISLSPLFGWGETYSEGMKCQVSQEPSYTVFSTFGAFYLPLCVVLFVYWKIYKAAKFRIGSRKSNTITPMAEVKEDAQRPQMVFTVRHATVTFQTDGDTWREQKEKKAALMVGILIGVFVLCWIPFFITELIVPLCSCDIPPILKSIFLWLGYSNSFFNPLIYTAFNKNYNNALRNLFSRQR, from the exons ATGACCTTCCCCAACGCCAGCGTCAACGCCAGCGGCGAGGGCGTGGTCTTCCAGCCGTTGTCCCTCTTCAGCGTGCTGACGCTGACCCTGCTGGCCATGCTGGTGGTGGCCACCTTCGTCTGGAACCTGCTGGTGCTGGTGACCATCCTGCGGGTGCGCACCTTCCACCGCGTGCCCCACAACCTGGTGGCCTCCATGGCCATCTCCGACGTGATGGTGGCGGCCCTGGTGATGCCGCTCAGCCTGGTCCACGAGCTCAACGGGCGCCTGTGGAAGCTGGGCCGCGTGCTCTGCCAGGTGTGGATCTCCTTCGACGTGCTCTGCTGCACGGCCAGCATCTGGAACGTGACGGCCATCGCGCTGGACCGCTACTGGTCCATCACCAGGCACCTGGAGTACACGCTGAAGACCCGGAAGAAGATCTCCAACGTGATGATCGCCCTCACCTGGCTGCTGTCGTCCATCATCTCCCTTTCGCCGCTCTTCGGCTGGGGCGAGACCTACTCCGAGGGCATGAAGTGCCAGGTGAGCCAGGAGCCGTCCTACACCGTCTTCTCCACCTTCGGGGCCTTCTACCTGCCCCTCTGCGTGGTGCTCTTCGTCTACTGGAAAATATACAAGGCGGCCAAGTTCCGGATCGGCTCCCGCAAGAGCAACACCATCACCCCCATGGCAGAG GTGAAGGAGGACGCCCAGCGGCCTCAGATGGTCTTCACCGTGCGCCACGCCACCGTCACCTTCCAGACGGACGGCGACACGTGGCGCGAGCAGAAGGAGAAGAAGGCGGCGCTGATGGTGGGCATCCTCATCGGCGTCTTCGTGCTCTGCTGGATCCCCTTCTTCATCACCGAGCTCATCGTCCCGCTCTGCTCCTGCGACATCCCGCCCATCTTGAAGAGCATCTTCCTGTGGCTGGGCTACTCCAACTCCTTCTTCAACCCGCTCATCTACACCGCCTTCAACAAGAACTACAACAACGCCCTGAGGAACCTCTTCTCCAGGCAGCGCTGA